One part of the Glycine max cultivar Williams 82 chromosome 14, Glycine_max_v4.0, whole genome shotgun sequence genome encodes these proteins:
- the LOC100800490 gene encoding uncharacterized protein: protein MAGKVLKETKSLSAAEVAGAEAEMTVSSVKCCCCGLMEECTHAYIGRVRDRYGGRWICGLCSEAVKEEREREKIVISTDEALKRHMGFCQQFKSSGPPDNTNEDFILAVKQILFRTLDSPRKDRFTCRPLGRSHSCFSTMQGTPTQAETE, encoded by the coding sequence ATGGCTGGGAAGGTTTTGAAAGAAACGAAATCGCTGTCGGCGGCGGAGGTGGCGGGGGCGGAGGCTGAGATGACGGTGTCGTCGGTGAAGTGCTGCTGCTGTGGGCTGATGGAGGAGTGCACGCACGCGTACATTGGGCGCGTGAGAGATCGCTACGGGGGTCGTTGGATATGTGGCCTCTGTTCGGAGGCTGTGAAggaagagagggagagagagaagattGTGATATCAACGGACGAGGCTCTGAAGCGACACATGGGGTTCTGCCAACAGTTCAAGTCTTCTGGTCCTCCAGATAACACCAACGAGGACTTCATTCTGGCAGTGAAGCAGATCCTGTTTCGCACTTTGGATTCTCCGAGGAAAGACCGTTTCACTTGTCGACCACTTGGGAGATCTCACAGTTGTTTCTCAACCATGCAAGGAACTCCCACACAGGCGGAGACAGAATGA